AACGGGACGTCGAGGTACGCTTCGTCGTTGAAATTCACGACGAACACCTCGTCCTGCGGGTTGGAAGCCTTCACCAGCCGGACCGCCGCAGCCTCCACCCGCGCCCGCTTGTCGCGCATGCTGCCGCTGTTGTCGATCACAATGCCCAGGCTCACGGGCACGTCTTCGCGCCGGAACAGCCGGATCGGCTGCTCCACCTTGTTCTCGTACACCTTGAACGCGCTCTGCGGCAGGTTTGTGATCAGTCCGCCTTTCTTGTCCACCACTGAGCAATGCAGCACCACCAGCCGCGTATCGACCCGGATCACGGTCTGATCGTCCGGCGTCAGCGGCGGCTGGCTGCTCCCGGCGAAACCTGTCAGCAGCAGCAGCGCCGCAGCTTTACTGAGTTGGTGCATAATAGCCCTGCCGGTGCAGCGCCCGGAGTGGCGGGAGACCGCGCGGCTGATTCAATTTTACCGTGATCCTCCGGTACTTCCCGTCCCGGTTCGGGTTCTTCGAGATGTAGCCCAGCACGTACTGGTTGCGCAGCTCCAGCCCGATCTTGGCCGCGATGTCCGGCAGGTCGTTCAGGTTGTCCACCGGGAAATGACGCCCGCCCGTCATCTCCGCCAGGTCGCTGAGCAGCCCCGGCCCCGCCAGTTCTTCCGCCGTGCGCCCGCGCGCGCCGATCGGTTCGAAAATGCCGATCGCGTACACCTGCGCATCGGCTTCTTTCAGCAGGTTGCGGATCTCCGTCTCGGTGTACCGGCTTGAATTGTCGCCGCCGTCGCTGATCACCAGCAGCGCCCGCCGCGGGTTTCGGCCCTTCTTCAGAGTCTGCATCGCCAGATACATGGCGTCGAGAAGGGCCGTTCGGCCCTTGGCCTGCGTGAACGTCAGCCGGTTCTGGATCTCTTCCACGTCGCGCGTGAACGGCACCACCAGTTGCGGCCGGTCGTTGAACTGGATGAGGAAAAACTCGTCTTCCGGGTTCGCCGTCTTGAAAAACGCCGCCGCCGCCTGCCGCGACTTCGTCAGCTTGTTGCCCATCGAGCCGCTGGCGTCGAACACCAGCCCGATCGAAATCGGCGCGTCGAAGCTGGCGAAATAGGTGATTTCCTGCTCCACCTTGTCCTCGAACAGGCGGAAATTCTCTTTTTCCATGCCGGTGACGATCTGGTTCAGAGGCGTCGTCACCGTGATCGGCACCAGCACCAGGTTCGTGTCCACGCGCAGATTGGGCGTGATCCGCTCGCTCTCCGGCGCCTCCGCCCGAGGCTTCACGCGCGGCGTGATCGAAGGCCGCGCCTCCTGCGCCCAAAGCTCTCCCACCGCCCCGCAGGCGAGACCAACCAGGCATGCCAGGATCCACCCTTTCATGGCCTGTCTCCTTTGCCCGCACCTTGAGTATATAGCACCCTTTTCGTGCTATGCTCGATTGTGCCTCCCAAGATATTGGGTGTCATTCCAGCCCGGTTCGCTTCCAGCCGTTTTCCCGGAAAAGCCCTCGCCTCCATCTGGGGCAAACCCATGATCCAGCACGTCTGGGAGCGCGCGCGCCAGTGCCGGCTGCTGTCCCGCGTCGTCATCGCCACCGATGATGTGCGGATCGCGGACGCCGCGCGGGGGTTCGGCGCCGAGGCCGTCATGACCCGCCCGGAGCACGCTTCCGGCACCGACCGCGCCGCCGAGGTTGCCGCCGCCGCCGATGCCGAAGTAGTCGTCAACATCCAGGGGGATGAGCCTCTCATCGATCCCGCTGCCATCAGCCTCGCCATCTCTACCCTGTTAGACGACCCCGGCTGCCAGATGGCGACACTAAAACGGCGCATCACCCGCCCGGACGACGCCGGCAACCCCAACGTCGTCAAGGTCGTCGCCTCCCTTGACGGCTGGGCTCTGTACTTCTCCCGCTCCCCCATCCCGGCCAACCGGGGCGGCGGCGCGGTGTACTGGAAACACATCGGCCTCTACGTCTACCGCCGCGATCTGCTGCTCTCCTACAGCAGCCTGCCCCGCGGTCCGCTCGAAGAGGCCGAGAAACTCGAACAGCTCCGCGCTCTCGAAAACGGCATCGGCATCCGCGTCGCCGAGACGGACTACGACACCATCGGCGTCGACACCCCGGAAGACCTGGAAGCTGTGCTGAAATTGGGAAGATCGCGGCTCGACACGACCGAAAACCATGGCTAAGTTCATCTTCGTCACTGGAGGCGTCGTCTCATCCCTCGGCAAGGGGATCGCCGCCGCCTCCATCGGCTGCCTGCTGGAATCCCGCGGCCTCAAAATCACACTGCAGAAGTTCGACCCCTACCTCAACGTCGACCCGGGCACGATGAGCCCGTTCCAGCACGGCGAGGTCTTCGTCACCGACGACGGCGCCGAAACCGACCTCGACCTCGGCCACTACGAACGCTTCACCCACGCCCGCCTCACGCAAAACAACAACCTCACCTCCGGCCGCATCTACGAGCGCATCATCACCCGCGAGCGCCGCGGCGACTACCTCGGCAAGACCGTCCAGGTCATCCCTCACGTCACCAACGAAATCAAGGCTGCCGCCTACAAGGTCAGCGACGGAGTCGACGTCGTCATCTGCGAAATCGGCGGCACCGTCGGCGACATCGAAAGCCAGCCCTTCACCGAGGCCATCCGCCAGATGCGCCACGAACTCGGCCGCCGCAACACCCTGTTCGTCCACGTCTCCTACGTCCCCTGGATCGCCGCCGCCCAGGAGCTCAAGACCAAGCCCACACAGCACTCCGTCAAGGAGCTCCGCTCGATGGGCATCCAGCCGGACATCCTCATCTGCCGCTCCGAGCGCCCCCTGCCTCCTGATCAGCGCGACAAGATCGCCCTCTTCTGCGACGTCGACCGCAACGCCGTCATTAGCGCCTACGACGTCGACACCGTCTATCAGGTCCCCGTCCTGTTCGCCGAACAGGGCGTCGACGATCTCGTCGTCCAGGCGCTCCAGCTCGACGCGGCCGGCCCCCGCGATCTCGCCTGCTGGCAGGCCATGCTCGACCGCATGCGCTCCCCTTCCGACGAGGTGGAAATCGCCCTCGTCGGCAAGTACGTCGAGTACGAAGACTCCTACAAGTCGCTCAAGGAGGCGCTCCTCCACGCCGGCATCCACCACCGCCTCCGGGTCCGCATGAGCTGGATCGAGTCCGAGTCCCTCGTCTACCCCGATTGCATCGAGCGGCTCAGCCATTACGACGGCATCCTCGTCCCCGGCGGCTTTGGCAAGCGCGGCGTCGAGGGAATGCTCGCGGCCATCCAATACGCCCGCCGGCACCATGTCCCTTACTTCGGCATCTGCCTCGGCATGCAGACCGCCGTCATCGAATTCGCCCGCAACGTCTGCGGTCTGGAAGGCGCCGACTCCACCGAGTTCGAGCCCGCCACCCCCTACCCCGTCATCTACAAGCTCCGCGACCTGCTCGGCGTCGAGGAGCTCGGCGGCACCATGCGCCTCGGCGCCTACGAGTGCCTGCTCGAAGATGGCTCCTTCGCCCGCACAGCCTACGGCCAGGAAGTGATTAGCGAGCGCCACCGCCACCGTTACGAGTTCAACCGCGCCTTCGAGGACCGGCTGACCGCGGCGGGGCTCCGCATCACCGGCCGCTCGCGCGACGCGAAGTTCGTTGAAATTGTCGAGCTCCCGGACCACCCCTGGTTCCTCGGCTGCCAGTTCCACCCCGAATTCAAGTCGAAGCCCCTCGAGCCGCATCCGCTGTTCAAGGCCTTCATCGGCGCCTCGTACGAGTACCGTCAGAAACGCCTCCAGGTCGAGACCAACCCGCTGTTCGCCGATGAAGCCCGTTGAGATTGCTCCCGGCCTTGCCATCGGCGCCGGCCCGCTGGCCTTCATCTGCGGGCCCTGCGTCATTGAAAGCCTCGACCACTGCCTCATGCTGGCCGCCGCCCTGCGCGAGGCCCTCGGCGCTCCGTTCATCTTCAAGGCGTCTTTCGACAAGGCCAACCGCACCAGCGTCCGCTCCTATCGCGGCCCCGGCCTGCGCGAGGGGCTCCGCATCCTCGCGGAAGTGAAGCGCCGCACCGGGCTGCCCGTCCTCGCCGACATCCATACGCCCGATCAGGCCGCTCCCGCCGCCGAAGCCGTGGACGTCCTGCAGATCCCCGCCTTCCTCTGCCGCCAGACGGATCTGCTCGTGGAAGCCGGCCGTACGGGGCGCGCCGTCAACATCAAGAAGGGCCAGTTTGTCGCTCCGCCCGATATGCGCCACGCCGTAGAGAAGGTCCTCTCCACAGGCAACACGCGCGTCTTCCTCACTGAACGCGGCGCCTGCTTCGGCTACAACAACCTCGTGGTCGACATGCGCGCCATCCCGCAGATGCGCTCGCTCGGCGTGCCAGTGGTGTTCGACGCCACTCACTCGGTCCAACTCCCTTCAGCTGCCGGCGCGGCCAGCGGCGGCGCGCCCGAGTTCATCGAGCCGCTCGCCTCGGCCGCCGTCGCCGCCGGCGCCGACGGCGTCTTCTTCGAAGTCCACGAGGCGCCCGAACGCGCCCTCTCCGACGGCCCCAACGCCCTCCGCCTCGATCTGGTGGCCCGCCTCGCCGGCCGGCTCCGCCGCCTGCGCGCCGTTCTGCACGAACCCGGCGCGCCAAGCGTCTAACATAGGGGTAGGAATCTCTCCCGAGGAGAAGGAACTGTCATGCCTTCCATCCGCCGCCGCAGCCGCCGGGGCTTCTCCCTCATCGAGCTGCTCATCGTCGTCGCCATCATCCTCGTCATCGCCGCCATCGCCGTGCCCAAGCTCAACAGCGCCCGCATGCAGTCGCAGGAGATGGCCGCCATCCGCCAGATCAACACCATCCACACGGCCCAGACGATGTACATGAGCCAGTTCCAGAAGTTCGCCGAAAACCTCCAGCAGCTCGGCCCGCCGGCTTCCGGCGCGCCCGGTCCTGCCGCCGCCGATCTCATCCCCGGCGACCTCGCCGCCGGCGAAAAGACCGGCTACGTCTTCTCGCTCAGCGCCACCAAGGACGGCTATGTTGTCACCGCCGTCCCCAAGGTCTTCAACAGCACGGGCCGCCGCACCTTTTACTCGGATCAGACCCTCGTGATCCGCGAAAACTGGGGCCCCGAACCCGCCACCGCCCAGAGCCCCGAGATCAAGTAGCCGCGCGCTGCCGGACACGACCGCCCTTTCCTTGAGCCTTTCAATCCGGTTACAGTAGTGGCATCGTCTGACTCTGGGATCGTCTCCGTATGCGGCCGCCTGTCCGAAATCTGCGCGTTGCAGCTGCTCTCCGTCTTGCGCCCCTCCTCCTGCGCGCCGCGGCCGTCGTCTCCATGGGACATCCCGCCGCCGCGCAGACGGACGCCAACTTCCACGGCTGGCTGCAATATTTCGGCAACCACGGCCTCGGCCGCTCGAAAGCCGCGGTGCATCTGGAAGCCCAGGTCCGCCGTCACGACCTGGCCCGTTCCTGGCAAAACGTCCTGCTGCGGCCCGCCCTTCAGTGGAGGCTTCATCCGAAGTTCGACGTCACCGCCGGCTACGGCTTCATCTCGCATCACCGGTACGGCGACTGGCCCATACGGCGCGCCTGGAACGAGCACCGGATCTTCCAGGACGCGCGCCTGCATCACGCCGCCGGACGCATCCGCCTGCTGCACCGCTTCCGGTTCGAGAACCGCTGGCTCGAGAACCGCCAGTTCGAAAACCGCTTCCGCTACATGGCCCGCGCCACGGTGCCGCTGCGCGGTCCGTACTCTCTGGCGCTCTGGAATGAGGTTTTCCTGCCCGTGAAGCCCGAGCGCTTCCCGGGCGTGTTAGACCAGAACCGCGCTTCCGTGCTGCTCGGCAAGCGCCTGTCGGATCACGTCCGCGTCGAGGCCGGCTACATGCTGCAGACGGTCTGGCAGCGCAATGGCCGCGTGCGCGAAGACAATCACACGCTGGTGTTCGCCATCAGCAGCACGCTGCCTTTCTTCAGCGGGCGTTGAGCCGCCTCTCAGCCGGCCAGCCCCAGCCGCTCCAGCAGCGCCCGCGGGTCGGGGTCGCGCCCCATGAAGCGGCGGAACAGCACGATCGGCTCCTCGCTGTCGCC
This DNA window, taken from Bryobacteraceae bacterium, encodes the following:
- the kdsB gene encoding 3-deoxy-manno-octulosonate cytidylyltransferase: MIQHVWERARQCRLLSRVVIATDDVRIADAARGFGAEAVMTRPEHASGTDRAAEVAAAADAEVVVNIQGDEPLIDPAAISLAISTLLDDPGCQMATLKRRITRPDDAGNPNVVKVVASLDGWALYFSRSPIPANRGGGAVYWKHIGLYVYRRDLLLSYSSLPRGPLEEAEKLEQLRALENGIGIRVAETDYDTIGVDTPEDLEAVLKLGRSRLDTTENHG
- the kdsA gene encoding 2-dehydro-3-deoxyphosphooctonate aldolase; protein product: MKPVEIAPGLAIGAGPLAFICGPCVIESLDHCLMLAAALREALGAPFIFKASFDKANRTSVRSYRGPGLREGLRILAEVKRRTGLPVLADIHTPDQAAPAAEAVDVLQIPAFLCRQTDLLVEAGRTGRAVNIKKGQFVAPPDMRHAVEKVLSTGNTRVFLTERGACFGYNNLVVDMRAIPQMRSLGVPVVFDATHSVQLPSAAGAASGGAPEFIEPLASAAVAAGADGVFFEVHEAPERALSDGPNALRLDLVARLAGRLRRLRAVLHEPGAPSV
- the pyrG gene encoding CTP synthase; amino-acid sequence: MAKFIFVTGGVVSSLGKGIAAASIGCLLESRGLKITLQKFDPYLNVDPGTMSPFQHGEVFVTDDGAETDLDLGHYERFTHARLTQNNNLTSGRIYERIITRERRGDYLGKTVQVIPHVTNEIKAAAYKVSDGVDVVICEIGGTVGDIESQPFTEAIRQMRHELGRRNTLFVHVSYVPWIAAAQELKTKPTQHSVKELRSMGIQPDILICRSERPLPPDQRDKIALFCDVDRNAVISAYDVDTVYQVPVLFAEQGVDDLVVQALQLDAAGPRDLACWQAMLDRMRSPSDEVEIALVGKYVEYEDSYKSLKEALLHAGIHHRLRVRMSWIESESLVYPDCIERLSHYDGILVPGGFGKRGVEGMLAAIQYARRHHVPYFGICLGMQTAVIEFARNVCGLEGADSTEFEPATPYPVIYKLRDLLGVEELGGTMRLGAYECLLEDGSFARTAYGQEVISERHRHRYEFNRAFEDRLTAAGLRITGRSRDAKFVEIVELPDHPWFLGCQFHPEFKSKPLEPHPLFKAFIGASYEYRQKRLQVETNPLFADEAR